A DNA window from Actinomadura coerulea contains the following coding sequences:
- a CDS encoding alpha/beta fold hydrolase yields MSRTGGGARGPGEIVNVGREQVHVVESGPPDGPPLLLSSGLGGAWFDWEPSAELLREGYRVIVYDRPGLGLSPAAAAPPSLRRDTALMGALAERAGRPVTVLAHSMAAFAAEALARTRHGLVRGLVLLDPSYEGDAWVPVRLAAALAPLAAAAGAVLGATRLARVAGPRGRRMVLRRTSLREDAVPEEVVRSVYGRGTVLGTVLAEELAYREMAADLAGLRERRPFPPVPLAVVTALGDVDGDDRKRAWAEAHERLAAMSPRGRRIELPDALHMVPLDRPDAVADAVAGLHRTEGAA; encoded by the coding sequence GTGAGCCGCACCGGCGGCGGGGCCCGCGGCCCCGGCGAGATCGTGAACGTGGGACGCGAGCAGGTCCACGTCGTCGAGTCGGGCCCGCCGGACGGGCCGCCGCTGCTGCTCAGCTCCGGGCTGGGCGGCGCCTGGTTCGACTGGGAGCCGTCCGCCGAGCTGCTCCGCGAGGGGTACCGGGTGATCGTCTACGACCGTCCGGGCCTCGGGCTCAGCCCCGCCGCCGCCGCGCCGCCCTCGCTGCGCCGCGACACCGCCCTCATGGGGGCGCTGGCGGAGCGGGCCGGCCGGCCGGTGACCGTCCTCGCGCACTCGATGGCCGCGTTCGCCGCCGAGGCGCTGGCCAGGACGCGCCACGGGCTCGTGCGGGGCCTGGTGCTGCTCGACCCGAGCTACGAGGGCGACGCGTGGGTGCCCGTGCGGCTGGCCGCCGCGCTGGCCCCGCTCGCCGCGGCGGCGGGCGCGGTGCTCGGCGCGACCCGGCTGGCGCGGGTCGCCGGGCCGCGCGGCCGCCGGATGGTCCTCAGGCGCACCAGTCTCCGGGAGGACGCCGTCCCGGAGGAGGTCGTGCGGTCGGTGTACGGGCGCGGGACGGTGCTCGGCACGGTCCTCGCGGAGGAGCTGGCCTACCGGGAGATGGCCGCCGACCTGGCGGGACTGCGCGAGCGGCGCCCCTTCCCGCCCGTCCCGCTGGCCGTGGTGACCGCGCTGGGCGACGTGGACGGCGACGACCGCAAGCGCGCCTGGGCCGAGGCGCACGAGCGGCTCGCCGCGATGAGCCCGCGCGGCAGGCGGATCGAGCTGCCGGACGCCCTGCACATGGTCCCGCTCGACCGTCCCGACGCGGTGGCCGACGCCGTCGCCGGCCTCCACCGGACGGAGGGAGCGGCATGA
- a CDS encoding DUF998 domain-containing protein, whose protein sequence is MDSDQRGGPGVVPMRLIVLAGLASVTYASFVLENVLSPKLDFINGYVSELSASDQPFHLVYSAGDLITGVLSILVAAGTLRRLTRKPLATAGWVFLALFGVCAIGDASFPLDCAPSLETWCALRERSENVSFSHEFHSVTSSAVIVCGVAALLLLSLAARRYGWWPALARWGWLLALAESAAALGTLVAMYAGQWLGIVQRVQIGILCLGLLTIAWALYSDHRDAARAARHASDERAEACL, encoded by the coding sequence GTGGACTCTGACCAGCGGGGCGGGCCGGGTGTCGTCCCCATGCGCCTGATCGTCCTCGCGGGGCTCGCGTCGGTCACGTACGCCAGCTTCGTGCTGGAGAACGTCCTCAGCCCCAAGCTGGACTTCATCAACGGCTACGTGAGCGAACTGTCGGCCTCCGACCAGCCGTTCCACCTCGTCTACAGCGCCGGCGACCTCATCACCGGCGTGCTGTCGATCCTGGTGGCGGCCGGGACGCTCCGCAGGCTCACCCGCAAGCCCCTCGCCACCGCCGGGTGGGTGTTCCTCGCGCTGTTCGGCGTGTGCGCCATCGGCGACGCGTCCTTCCCCCTGGACTGCGCTCCCAGCCTGGAGACCTGGTGCGCCCTCCGGGAGCGGTCCGAGAACGTGTCGTTCTCCCACGAGTTCCACTCGGTGACCAGCAGCGCAGTGATCGTCTGCGGGGTGGCGGCGCTCCTGCTGCTGTCCCTGGCCGCCCGCCGGTACGGCTGGTGGCCCGCCCTGGCCCGCTGGGGCTGGCTGCTGGCGCTCGCCGAGTCGGCGGCCGCGCTCGGGACGCTGGTGGCGATGTACGCCGGGCAGTGGCTCGGGATCGTCCAGCGCGTCCAGATCGGCATCCTGTGCCTGGGGCTGCTGACCATCGCGTGGGCGCTGTACTCCGACCACAGGGACGCGGCGCGCGCGGCACGGCACGCGTCGGACGAGCGGGCGGAGGCATGCCTGTGA
- a CDS encoding KamA family radical SAM protein — protein sequence MTLVNDAAPAVRSTGRKFRAFTAKHLDELTARAGLTPAQRLATRAVATVLPFRTNAYVIEELIDWSAAPDDPIYRLVFPQEDMLPAGDVAHLSDLLSREAPKAEIEAAAHKVRMKLNPHPAGQMELNIPSFGDGKIPGMQHKYDETVLYFPKQGQTCHAYCTYCFRWAQFVGEADLKMAGDEPTALREYILAHPEVTSVLFTGGDAMIMGEPVLRRYVEPLLDIEQLESIRIGTKSLAYWPQKFVTDPDADDMLRLFEQVTASGKNLAFMAHFTHPRELEPLMVAEACRRIRDTGAVIRTQAPLIRTINDDAAVWQDMWRTQTRMGLIPYYMFVERDTGPQDYFAVPLGQAYEIFRDAYKNVSGLARTVRGPSMSATPGKVCVDGVLEIAGQKVFALHFIQCRDADLVGKPFFAQYDPEAVWLDHLKPAFADRFPWQK from the coding sequence GTGACACTGGTGAACGACGCGGCTCCCGCAGTGCGATCCACCGGTCGCAAGTTCCGCGCCTTCACGGCGAAGCACCTCGACGAGCTCACGGCTCGCGCGGGGCTGACACCCGCGCAGCGGCTCGCGACCCGGGCGGTGGCGACGGTCCTGCCCTTCCGGACGAACGCATACGTCATCGAGGAGCTCATCGACTGGTCGGCCGCGCCCGACGATCCGATCTACCGGCTCGTCTTCCCGCAGGAGGACATGCTCCCCGCCGGGGACGTCGCGCACCTGTCGGACCTGCTGAGCCGCGAGGCGCCGAAGGCCGAGATCGAGGCCGCCGCCCACAAGGTGCGGATGAAGCTGAACCCGCATCCGGCCGGCCAGATGGAGCTCAACATCCCGAGCTTCGGGGACGGCAAGATCCCCGGGATGCAGCACAAGTACGACGAGACGGTGCTGTACTTCCCCAAGCAGGGCCAGACCTGCCACGCCTACTGCACCTACTGCTTCCGGTGGGCCCAGTTCGTCGGCGAGGCCGACCTGAAGATGGCGGGCGACGAGCCCACCGCGCTGCGCGAGTACATCCTCGCGCACCCCGAGGTCACGAGCGTCCTGTTCACCGGCGGCGACGCCATGATCATGGGCGAGCCGGTGCTGCGCCGCTACGTCGAGCCGCTGCTCGACATCGAGCAGCTCGAATCCATCCGGATCGGGACCAAGTCGCTGGCGTACTGGCCCCAGAAGTTCGTCACCGACCCCGACGCCGACGACATGCTCCGGCTGTTCGAGCAGGTCACCGCCTCGGGCAAGAACCTGGCGTTCATGGCGCACTTCACGCACCCGCGCGAGCTCGAACCCCTCATGGTCGCCGAGGCGTGCCGCCGCATCCGCGACACCGGGGCGGTCATCCGCACCCAGGCGCCGCTGATCCGGACGATCAACGACGACGCCGCCGTCTGGCAGGACATGTGGCGCACGCAGACCCGGATGGGTCTGATCCCCTACTACATGTTCGTCGAGCGCGACACGGGGCCGCAGGACTACTTCGCCGTGCCGCTCGGCCAGGCCTACGAGATCTTCCGCGACGCCTACAAGAACGTCTCGGGGCTGGCGCGGACCGTCCGCGGCCCGTCCATGTCGGCCACGCCGGGCAAGGTCTGCGTGGACGGCGTCCTGGAGATCGCGGGCCAGAAGGTCTTCGCGCTGCACTTCATCCAGTGCCGCGACGCCGATCTCGTCGGCAAGCCCTTCTTCGCGCAGTACGACCCCGAGGCGGTCTGGCTGGACCACCTCAAGCCGGCCTTCGCCGACCGCTTCCCCTGGCAGAAGTAG
- a CDS encoding MFS transporter, which translates to MTAPTTTSARYRDVFGVPEFRTLFSLQTLQVGGDSVRTIALSVQTFERTGSPVAAALVFAAGMLPYVVGGALLLSLADRVPARRLLTGYHLLRLAVTAVLAVGGLPLPLIMALLVAAGLFAPVGSAAVQARLPVLLPGDGYVLGRSLFSMTSAGAQIAGQAAGGLLLSVLAPAGTLWLAAAGAALAAGLARFRLPDAPAPSRAVSTGTARATWRTNRLLLGRRTTRGLLLAGWLPISLSVAAEGVAVPYAGGLGRPDAAGLLLSAAAAGMFAGNLVAGRWVRPDLRDRLALPLAALTGAPLLLFAFGPGLAAACALMAAGTFGLGYELPVQRRLVDAVPEEIRGQAVGLYGSGLMTGQAAGIGAAGALGEVMAPGQVMVLCGAATLVACLCLHRSLR; encoded by the coding sequence ATGACCGCTCCTACGACGACCTCCGCCCGGTACCGCGACGTGTTCGGCGTCCCGGAGTTCCGGACGCTGTTCTCCCTCCAGACGCTCCAGGTGGGCGGCGACTCGGTCCGGACGATCGCGCTGTCGGTCCAGACGTTCGAGCGCACCGGCTCGCCCGTCGCGGCGGCCCTCGTCTTCGCCGCCGGGATGCTCCCGTACGTGGTCGGCGGCGCCCTGCTGCTCTCCCTCGCCGACCGCGTCCCGGCGCGGCGGCTGCTCACCGGCTACCACCTGCTGCGCCTCGCGGTCACGGCCGTCCTCGCGGTGGGCGGGCTCCCGCTGCCGCTGATCATGGCGCTGCTCGTCGCGGCGGGCCTGTTCGCCCCGGTCGGCAGCGCGGCGGTCCAGGCCCGGCTGCCCGTCCTGCTCCCCGGGGACGGCTACGTGCTCGGACGGTCCCTGTTCTCGATGACCAGCGCGGGCGCCCAGATCGCCGGCCAGGCCGCCGGCGGGCTCCTGCTGTCGGTGCTCGCCCCGGCCGGGACGCTCTGGCTCGCGGCCGCCGGCGCGGCGCTGGCCGCGGGCCTCGCCCGGTTCCGCCTCCCGGACGCTCCCGCCCCGTCCCGGGCCGTGTCCACCGGGACGGCGCGGGCGACGTGGCGGACCAACCGGCTCCTGCTGGGCCGCCGCACGACGCGCGGGCTGCTCCTCGCCGGCTGGCTGCCGATCTCCCTGTCGGTGGCGGCGGAGGGGGTCGCCGTCCCCTACGCGGGGGGACTGGGGCGCCCGGACGCGGCGGGGCTGCTGCTGTCGGCCGCCGCGGCCGGGATGTTCGCGGGCAACCTGGTCGCGGGCCGCTGGGTCCGCCCGGACCTGCGGGACCGCCTCGCGCTGCCGCTGGCCGCGCTGACCGGTGCGCCGCTCCTGCTGTTCGCCTTCGGGCCGGGCCTGGCGGCGGCGTGCGCGCTGATGGCGGCGGGGACGTTCGGGCTGGGCTACGAACTGCCCGTGCAGCGGCGGCTCGTGGACGCGGTGCCCGAGGAGATCCGCGGGCAGGCGGTCGGCCTGTACGGCAGCGGCCTCATGACCGGCCAGGCGGCCGGCATCGGCGCGGCGGGCGCCCTGGGCGAGGTGATGGCGCCCGGTCAGGTCATGGTGCTGTGCGGCGCCGCGACGCTGGTCGCGTGCCTCTGCCTCCACCGCTCGCTGCGCTGA
- a CDS encoding ArsR/SmtB family transcription factor, which yields MYRIVVGPGDLAASRFGVAPLIEVHSALGVVAGRMPVGPLGPWVERVRPAYRRVAGDPALRALVFLRRPHGYMADFVVPPPARPNLTVADQLVTVRATPLGQARRELARNLEGLPEPEPAVREVLEAPDVVERLAAGLETAWRALLEPDWPVLRSILERDIVHRAGRLAAYGWAAALDGLSRKVRWRDGVIEADMHGDATYRLDGAGLTFVPVVFAELGAALEQDWPYTLMYRARGVAALWESREPRDEDALARLVGRTRADLLRLLAEPATTSWLSARLRMSVGGIGDHLAVLRESGLVTRERSGRSVLYRRTAVGDVLMGAG from the coding sequence ATGTACCGCATCGTGGTGGGCCCCGGCGACCTCGCGGCCAGCCGCTTCGGGGTCGCCCCGCTGATCGAGGTGCACAGCGCGCTCGGCGTGGTCGCGGGCCGGATGCCGGTCGGGCCCCTCGGGCCCTGGGTGGAGCGGGTGCGGCCGGCGTACCGGCGGGTGGCCGGGGACCCGGCCCTGCGCGCGCTGGTCTTCCTGCGCCGCCCGCACGGGTACATGGCCGACTTCGTCGTCCCGCCGCCCGCCCGCCCGAACCTGACGGTCGCCGACCAGCTGGTCACCGTCAGGGCGACACCGCTCGGCCAGGCGCGCCGCGAGCTCGCCCGCAACCTGGAGGGGCTGCCGGAGCCGGAGCCCGCCGTCCGGGAGGTGCTGGAGGCCCCCGACGTCGTCGAGCGGCTCGCCGCGGGCCTGGAGACGGCCTGGCGCGCCCTCCTGGAGCCGGACTGGCCGGTGCTGCGCTCGATCCTGGAACGCGACATCGTCCACCGCGCGGGGCGCCTGGCCGCCTACGGCTGGGCGGCGGCGCTGGACGGCCTGTCCCGCAAGGTGCGCTGGCGCGACGGCGTCATCGAGGCCGACATGCACGGCGACGCCACCTACCGCCTCGACGGCGCCGGGCTGACGTTCGTGCCCGTCGTCTTCGCCGAACTCGGCGCGGCGCTCGAACAGGACTGGCCGTACACGCTCATGTACCGGGCCAGGGGAGTGGCGGCCCTCTGGGAGAGCCGGGAGCCGCGCGACGAGGACGCTCTGGCCAGGCTGGTGGGCCGCACGCGGGCCGACCTGCTGCGCCTGCTCGCCGAGCCCGCCACGACCAGCTGGCTGAGCGCCCGCCTCCGGATGAGCGTCGGCGGGATCGGCGACCACCTCGCGGTGCTGCGGGAGTCCGGCCTCGTCACGCGCGAGCGCAGCGGCCGCTCCGTCCTCTACCGCCGCACGGCCGTGGGCGACGTCCTCATGGGAGCCGGCTGA